The sequence below is a genomic window from Deltaproteobacteria bacterium.
AGCCGGACGTCTTGGTCAAGGGCGGCGATTACGGCATCGATCGAGTTGTCGGTGCCGACGTTGTGCGCCGCTACGGGGGCGAAGTTGCCGTGGTTCCGTTCGTGCAGGGTTTTTCGACCAGCGCTATTATCGAAAGGATAAGAGGTTAAAGAACAATGGCGAGGATATGCACTATTTGCGGCAAGGGCCGGTCGGTGGGTCACAACGTTAGCCATGCCAATAACAAAACCAAGCGCGTCTGGCAGCCCAATTTGAAAAGGGTCAAAGCGAAATTTGGGCTCACCGTGCGCCGTGCCCTGGTGTGCACCGACTGCATTCATTCGGGGCGAGTCCAAAAGGTCGCGTGAAGATGGATAGGCGGCCCAACGTTTTCCTCCTCCATCGTCTAGTGTCTTGGTTTGTTCAGTGCAGCTCTTCCTTGGCCCCTTCGCTTTCAACCTTCCCGCCGGTGCGGCCACGTCCGCGCACCGCTTTGTAGACACCCTTCACTTTGGAGACATTCCTGAGCACTTCTTTTAAGTGCTCAGAGTTTTTGATCATCACTTCGAAAGTATTGAGCGCTTTCTGGCCGGAAAAAGTATGAATCTGCGCCCGCGCGATGTTGGCGTCGGCGCTGGTGATCGCCGCGCTAATGGCGGCGAGCAAGCCCGGCTGATCGATGCAGGTGACCTCGATCTTGACCGGCCTCGGCTGCTGATTCTCCTCTTCCCAACTCACCTCGATCTTGCGATGGGGATCGCTCTCTAACACCGTCGGGCAGCCGATCGTATGGACTGTGACACCGCGCCCGCGAGTGATAAACCCGACGATGTTTTCGCCTGGCAGCGGATGGCAACATAACGCGAAACGGACCAGCACGTCCTCGACACCCTTGACGCGAATGCCCAGACTGCGGCGTTGCTTTGACACTAGTCGAAACAAATTCTGCAGCGCCCCGTCGGCTTTTTTGCTGCCGACTTCCAACTTATCCGGCGGCACCAGCTTGGCAAGCAGGCTGCGAGTCGTGATGCGACCGTAGCCGAGGGCCGAGAGCAGCGATTCCTCGTCGCTCAGGCCCAACTCTCGGGTCAGCCAATCGATCTTTCCTTGGCTCTTTAGCGTGGAAAAGTCGAGCTGATAATGATGCAGGTCGTGATCGAGAATCTCCCGGCCCAGCACCAAGCTGCGCTCGCGCTGCTGGGTCTTTAACCAGGCGCGGATTTTTGACTTGGCACGCGGCGTCTTGATCCACTTGAGCCAGTCGCGGCTCGGGGTTTGCTGCGGTGTCGTGATGATTTCAACCGTATCGCCGCTACGCAAAAGATACTTGAGCGAGACCAGCTGCCCATTCACCCGCGCGCCCGAGCAATGATGGCCAACTTCGGAGTGAATGCGGTAGGCAAAATCAACCACGGTGGAGCCTTTCGGGAAATTGAGCAGATCACCGTTGGGCGTAAACACGTACATCTGCGTGGCAAACAAGTCTTCCTTGAGGCTGTGCAAGAACTCCTGGGGATCCTGCAGGTTTTCCTGCCATTCGAGTAGTTGGCGCAGCCAGGAGTAGCGCCGAATATCGCTGACCGGAAACTCGTCGCCTTCCTTGTAGCGCCAGTGGGCGGCGATGCCTTCCTCCGCCACTCGGTGCATTTCATGGGTGCGAATTTGAATTTCGATGCGCTCACCGTAGGGACCGATCAAGGTGGTGTGCAGCGACTGATACATGTTGGGTTTAGGCAGTGCGATATAGTCCTTGAAGCGCCCCGGCACCGGGCGCCATTGGCCATGCACGACGCCAAGGGCTTCGTAGCACTCGCGCGGCGTGTCGACCAGAATGCGAAAGGCAACCAGGTCGTAGATTTGATCGTATAGGAGATTCTGGCTCTCCATCTTCTGGTAGATACTAAAAAAATGTTTAGGCCGCCCGGATATTTCGGCGTCGATGCCTTCGGCTTCCAGCTTGCGGCGCATCACCGAAATCACTTCTTCGATGTATTTGTCTCGATCGGTTTTCTTTTTGGCAACATTGCGCTTCAACTGGTAGTAAATTTCCGGATGTAAATACTTGAGAGCCAGATCTTCGAGCTCGGTTTTGATCCAGGCGATGCCCAAGCGGTGCGACAGCGGCGCATAGATATCCAGCGTTTCTTGCGCGGTGAGAATCTGCTTCTCCGGCGGCATGTGATCGAGCGTGCGCATGTTGTGCACCCGGTCGGCCAGCTTGATCAAGATCACCCGCACATCTTTGCCCATGGCCAGCAGCATCTTGCGAAAGTTCTCAGCCTGCTTTTCCTCCCGGCTGATAAAATTAGTGCGGCTCAATTTAGTAACGCCGTCCACTAAAGCCGCGATCTCTTTGCCGAACTCGCGCCTGAGCTCATTGAGAGTCGTGAGCGTATCTTCGACCGTGTCGTGCAATAACCCGCTGGCGACGCTCGGCACATCGAGTTTCAAATCGGCAATAATATCGGCCACGGCCATCGGGTGAATCAGGTAGGGTTCGCCGGAAAGGCGCTTTTGCCCCTGATGGACGCGCGCCGAAAATTCATAGGCTTTGCGCAAAAGCTCGGCATCGGCGCTCGGATAGTAGCCTTGCACCTTTTCGATCAAATCGGCGACTTTGACGTCACGGCTCATGGCTGATCCGGTTGTTTCTTGCCGTGTAGAGGTT
It includes:
- a CDS encoding bifunctional (p)ppGpp synthetase/guanosine-3',5'-bis(diphosphate) 3'-pyrophosphohydrolase is translated as MSRDVKVADLIEKVQGYYPSADAELLRKAYEFSARVHQGQKRLSGEPYLIHPMAVADIIADLKLDVPSVASGLLHDTVEDTLTTLNELRREFGKEIAALVDGVTKLSRTNFISREEKQAENFRKMLLAMGKDVRVILIKLADRVHNMRTLDHMPPEKQILTAQETLDIYAPLSHRLGIAWIKTELEDLALKYLHPEIYYQLKRNVAKKKTDRDKYIEEVISVMRRKLEAEGIDAEISGRPKHFFSIYQKMESQNLLYDQIYDLVAFRILVDTPRECYEALGVVHGQWRPVPGRFKDYIALPKPNMYQSLHTTLIGPYGERIEIQIRTHEMHRVAEEGIAAHWRYKEGDEFPVSDIRRYSWLRQLLEWQENLQDPQEFLHSLKEDLFATQMYVFTPNGDLLNFPKGSTVVDFAYRIHSEVGHHCSGARVNGQLVSLKYLLRSGDTVEIITTPQQTPSRDWLKWIKTPRAKSKIRAWLKTQQRERSLVLGREILDHDLHHYQLDFSTLKSQGKIDWLTRELGLSDEESLLSALGYGRITTRSLLAKLVPPDKLEVGSKKADGALQNLFRLVSKQRRSLGIRVKGVEDVLVRFALCCHPLPGENIVGFITRGRGVTVHTIGCPTVLESDPHRKIEVSWEEENQQPRPVKIEVTCIDQPGLLAAISAAITSADANIARAQIHTFSGQKALNTFEVMIKNSEHLKEVLRNVSKVKGVYKAVRGRGRTGGKVESEGAKEELH
- the rpmB gene encoding 50S ribosomal protein L28, with product MARICTICGKGRSVGHNVSHANNKTKRVWQPNLKRVKAKFGLTVRRALVCTDCIHSGRVQKVA